Proteins from a genomic interval of Catenulispora sp. GP43:
- a CDS encoding IclR family transcriptional regulator, protein MTRTDPAPEPETSQTLDRGIRVLTALADATAGLTVAQLAERVGAPRTAGYRLVATLEAHGLARRDPDGRVHLGVGVLRLAARVHPLLREAATPPLRRLAEAVGATAHLTVAEGPDALAIAVVEPTWTDYHMAYRVGSRHRLAQGAAGKAILLGRSRAGRPPSASKDPATLYTVSEGELQPGAHGIAAPIREVPGLEASVGVVSFAPLDTGAVAPRVIQAAAEISAALK, encoded by the coding sequence ATGACCCGCACCGATCCCGCACCGGAACCGGAGACCAGCCAGACTCTGGACCGGGGGATCCGCGTGCTCACCGCACTCGCCGACGCCACCGCCGGCCTGACGGTCGCCCAACTGGCCGAACGCGTCGGCGCCCCCCGCACCGCCGGCTACCGCCTGGTCGCCACCCTGGAGGCGCACGGCCTGGCCCGCCGCGACCCGGACGGCCGCGTGCACCTCGGCGTGGGCGTACTGCGGCTGGCGGCGCGCGTGCACCCGCTGCTGCGCGAGGCCGCGACCCCGCCCCTGCGCCGGCTGGCCGAAGCCGTGGGAGCCACCGCGCACCTGACGGTCGCCGAGGGACCGGACGCGCTGGCGATCGCGGTGGTGGAGCCGACCTGGACCGACTACCACATGGCCTACCGCGTGGGATCACGCCACCGGCTGGCCCAGGGCGCGGCGGGCAAGGCGATCCTGCTGGGCCGCTCCAGGGCCGGGCGGCCGCCCTCGGCATCCAAGGACCCTGCGACGCTCTACACGGTGAGCGAGGGCGAACTCCAGCCGGGCGCGCACGGCATCGCGGCGCCGATCCGGGAGGTGCCGGGGCTGGAGGCGAGCGTCGGGGTGGTGTCGTTCGCGCCGTTGGACACCGGGGCGGTCGCGCCGCGGGTGATCCAGGCCGCGGCGGAGATCTCGGCGGCTTTGAAGTAG
- a CDS encoding nitroreductase family deazaflavin-dependent oxidoreductase gives MTPKALKNTAQALARQPWFVAVGKHTIPRVDRVLYKMSRGRVGAMTPSGLTGLLLTTVGRKTGKERSVPLLYVGHEGKYYLTGSNWGQEHHPVWTLNLMANPEATLTVKGKKIPVTARLLEGEERTAIWPVLTTTWPNFDVYTERSGRELRVFELTPR, from the coding sequence ATGACGCCCAAGGCACTGAAGAACACGGCCCAGGCCCTCGCCCGCCAGCCCTGGTTCGTGGCGGTCGGGAAGCACACGATCCCGCGCGTGGACCGCGTCCTGTACAAAATGAGCCGCGGCCGCGTCGGCGCCATGACCCCCTCCGGCCTGACCGGACTGCTGCTCACCACGGTCGGCCGCAAGACCGGCAAGGAGCGCTCCGTGCCGCTGCTCTACGTCGGGCACGAGGGCAAGTACTACCTCACCGGCTCGAACTGGGGCCAGGAGCACCACCCGGTGTGGACGCTGAACCTGATGGCGAACCCGGAGGCGACGCTGACGGTGAAGGGCAAGAAGATCCCGGTCACGGCCCGACTGCTGGAGGGCGAGGAGCGGACGGCGATCTGGCCGGTGCTGACCACGACCTGGCCCAACTTCGATGTGTACACCGAGCGCAGCGGGCGGGAGTTGCGGGTCTTCGAGCTGACGCCGCGCTGA
- a CDS encoding DEAD/DEAH box helicase — translation MSISAASHLSPSYPDRAARGTANRLRAWQQAALDEYMTREPRDFLAVATPGAGKTTFALRIATELLDRHVVNTITIVAPTEHLKTQWAEAAHRVGIKIDPNYSGVAGGTSRDYQGIAVTYAGVAAHPMLHRNRVEGRRTLVILDEIHHAGDSKSWGEAAYEAFEPATRRLALTGTPFRSDTNPIPFVTYAPDNEGIRRSIADYSYGYGSALADGVVRPVVFMSYAGRMRWRTKAGDEIAMQLNEPMTNDAVKQAWRTALDPAGDWMPQVLRAADRRLREVRRGIPDAGGLVIATDQGAARAYADILKDITGQRPTVVVSDDPSASANITEFSNNDDRWMVAVRMVSEGVDVPRLAVGVYATGISTPLFFAQAVGRFVRARRHGETASVFVPSIPMLLEFANEMEKQRDHALDKPTQATTTEDVWGEEEALLAEANRTEKEQGYEEELFTFQALNSEAEFDRVLYDGAEFGLPADPGSREEAEYLGLPGLLEPEHIKVLLAKRQQMHLSSARKKALLRSQAEAIVGAEERPVMTRKQLLELRKELQGLVGAWHHKTGKPHGTIHGDLRRMCGGPAVAQATATQLQKRIDMVRRWAAEGGN, via the coding sequence GTGAGCATCTCGGCGGCCTCCCATCTGTCCCCGTCCTACCCCGACCGCGCCGCGCGCGGCACCGCGAACCGCCTGCGGGCCTGGCAGCAGGCGGCCCTGGACGAGTACATGACCCGCGAGCCGCGGGACTTCCTCGCGGTCGCCACGCCCGGCGCCGGCAAGACCACCTTCGCGCTGCGGATCGCCACGGAGCTGCTGGACCGGCATGTGGTGAACACCATCACGATCGTGGCGCCGACCGAGCACCTGAAGACGCAGTGGGCTGAGGCGGCGCACCGGGTCGGGATAAAGATCGACCCCAACTACAGCGGCGTGGCCGGCGGCACCTCGCGGGACTACCAGGGTATCGCGGTGACCTATGCCGGTGTGGCCGCGCATCCGATGCTGCACCGGAACCGCGTCGAGGGTCGCAGGACCCTGGTGATCCTGGACGAGATCCACCACGCCGGCGACTCCAAGTCCTGGGGTGAGGCGGCCTACGAGGCGTTCGAGCCGGCGACGCGCCGCCTGGCGCTGACCGGGACGCCGTTCCGGTCGGACACGAACCCGATCCCGTTCGTGACCTACGCGCCGGACAACGAGGGCATCCGCCGCAGTATCGCGGACTACTCGTACGGCTACGGCTCGGCGCTGGCCGACGGTGTCGTGCGCCCGGTGGTGTTCATGTCCTACGCCGGCCGGATGCGCTGGCGCACCAAGGCCGGCGACGAGATCGCCATGCAGCTCAACGAGCCCATGACGAACGACGCGGTGAAGCAGGCCTGGCGCACCGCGCTGGACCCGGCCGGCGACTGGATGCCGCAGGTGCTGCGGGCCGCCGACCGGCGCCTGCGCGAGGTGCGGCGCGGCATCCCGGACGCCGGCGGTCTGGTCATCGCCACCGACCAGGGCGCGGCCCGCGCCTACGCCGACATACTCAAGGACATCACCGGCCAGCGGCCGACGGTCGTGGTGTCGGACGACCCCTCGGCCTCGGCGAACATCACCGAGTTCTCGAACAACGACGACCGCTGGATGGTCGCGGTCCGCATGGTGTCCGAGGGCGTCGACGTCCCGCGCCTGGCGGTCGGCGTCTACGCCACGGGCATCTCCACGCCGCTGTTCTTCGCCCAGGCGGTCGGCCGCTTCGTGCGCGCGCGCCGCCACGGCGAGACCGCGTCGGTCTTCGTCCCCTCGATCCCGATGCTCCTCGAGTTCGCGAACGAGATGGAGAAGCAGCGCGACCACGCCCTGGACAAGCCGACCCAGGCCACCACGACCGAGGACGTCTGGGGCGAGGAGGAGGCGCTGCTCGCCGAGGCCAACCGCACCGAGAAGGAGCAGGGCTACGAGGAGGAGCTCTTCACCTTCCAGGCGTTGAACTCAGAGGCCGAATTCGACCGGGTCCTGTACGACGGCGCCGAGTTCGGCCTCCCCGCGGACCCCGGATCGCGCGAGGAAGCGGAGTACCTGGGGCTGCCGGGACTGCTGGAGCCCGAGCATATCAAGGTGCTGTTGGCGAAGCGCCAGCAGATGCACTTGAGCAGCGCGCGCAAGAAGGCCCTGCTGCGTTCGCAGGCCGAGGCGATCGTCGGCGCGGAAGAGCGTCCGGTGATGACCCGCAAGCAGTTGCTGGAGCTCCGCAAGGAGCTGCAGGGGCTGGTCGGCGCGTGGCACCACAAGACCGGCAAGCCGCACGGCACGATCCACGGCGATCTGCGGCGCATGTGCGGCGGCCCGGCGGTGGCGCAGGCGACGGCGACGCAGTTGCAGAAGCGGATCGACATGGTGCGGCGGTGGGCTGCCGAGGGTGGGAACTAG
- a CDS encoding MFS transporter has product MTLWGAAHAIDDMYQGLVPASVPYFVLERHYSYLAASGLTLAATLGSALPQPAVGLAVDRWRLPRLAAVGVAVAGTGLGLSGLAGPYALVWLCILVSGLGVAMFHPAAGRSAREAAGDSAAAMSVFAAGGSVGFFLAPVLATPALDAWGVDATALFIPPAWLIALVLLRNRPAGTAHHTRTATGEDRWRPFAALTGIEVVRSAAFFGINTFIELYWLNHLHASRTLAGAALACFLVGGVVGTLLGGRIADRVGMVRTVQLGGALTVPMLLALRFCPGAVAPLAFAVLTGLALNIPFAVLVKLGQDYLPGRPGTAAGVTLGLGVSAGGLMAPVFGLIAERHGPQGVLTVLCAVPVAGLVLGLLLREPEARR; this is encoded by the coding sequence ATGACCCTCTGGGGCGCGGCGCACGCCATCGACGACATGTACCAGGGCCTCGTCCCGGCCAGCGTCCCCTACTTCGTCCTGGAACGGCACTACAGCTACCTGGCCGCCTCCGGCCTCACCCTGGCCGCGACGCTCGGCAGCGCGCTCCCGCAGCCGGCCGTCGGGCTGGCCGTGGACCGCTGGCGGCTGCCCCGGCTGGCGGCGGTCGGCGTCGCGGTGGCCGGCACCGGGCTGGGCCTGTCGGGCCTGGCCGGGCCGTACGCGCTGGTCTGGCTCTGCATCCTGGTATCAGGGCTCGGAGTCGCGATGTTCCACCCGGCCGCCGGCCGCTCGGCCCGCGAGGCCGCCGGGGACAGCGCGGCCGCCATGAGCGTCTTCGCCGCCGGCGGCAGCGTCGGCTTCTTCCTGGCCCCGGTGCTCGCGACCCCGGCCCTGGACGCGTGGGGCGTGGACGCGACGGCCCTGTTCATCCCGCCGGCCTGGCTCATCGCCCTGGTCCTGCTCAGGAATCGCCCCGCGGGCACGGCGCACCACACCCGGACGGCCACCGGCGAAGACCGCTGGCGACCCTTCGCCGCGCTGACCGGCATCGAGGTGGTCCGCTCGGCGGCGTTCTTCGGCATCAACACCTTCATCGAGCTCTACTGGCTCAACCACCTGCACGCCTCGCGCACCCTCGCCGGAGCGGCACTGGCCTGCTTCCTCGTCGGCGGCGTCGTCGGCACGCTGCTCGGCGGACGCATCGCCGACCGCGTCGGCATGGTGCGCACCGTGCAACTCGGCGGCGCCCTGACCGTCCCGATGCTGCTGGCGCTGCGCTTCTGCCCGGGTGCCGTCGCCCCGCTGGCGTTCGCCGTCCTGACCGGGCTCGCGCTCAACATCCCGTTCGCCGTCCTGGTGAAACTCGGCCAGGACTACCTCCCGGGACGCCCCGGCACCGCGGCCGGCGTCACGCTCGGCCTGGGCGTCAGCGCCGGCGGCCTGATGGCGCCGGTGTTCGGTCTGATCGCCGAACGCCATGGGCCACAAGGGGTGCTGACGGTGCTGTGCGCGGTCCCCGTCGCCGGACTCGTCCTCGGCCTGCTGCTGCGCGAGCCCGAAGCGCGCCGATGA
- a CDS encoding helix-turn-helix transcriptional regulator, translating to MSGKRLILTGPTRHPLLPGEQVERHHHDVNQLVYPLRGMLEVATSAGVWMVPPHRAAWIPAAVPHAHRAHGPTEMRTLIFPAATNPLHLDRPTVLAVDPLLREVITALTTEDPGPRQRRNLEQVALDRLRTVDELPLCLPWPHDDRLATIARALADHPADDRTLAALGREAGAAERTLSRLFRAETGMTFPQWRTQLRLQHALALLATGEAVTTVAAACGFATPSAFIETFRKALGTTPGRYRSGPSLMARQLPYSAP from the coding sequence ATGTCGGGAAAACGCCTGATCCTCACCGGCCCCACGCGGCACCCGCTGCTGCCCGGCGAGCAGGTGGAGCGCCACCACCACGACGTGAACCAGCTTGTCTACCCGCTGCGCGGGATGCTGGAGGTCGCCACGTCGGCCGGGGTGTGGATGGTGCCGCCGCACCGGGCCGCGTGGATCCCGGCCGCCGTCCCGCACGCGCACCGGGCGCACGGCCCCACCGAGATGCGGACCCTGATCTTCCCGGCCGCGACCAACCCCCTGCACCTGGACCGCCCGACCGTCCTGGCGGTGGACCCGCTGCTGCGCGAGGTGATCACCGCGCTCACCACCGAGGACCCGGGCCCGCGGCAGCGCCGGAACCTGGAACAGGTGGCGCTGGACCGCCTGCGCACCGTCGACGAACTGCCGCTGTGCCTGCCCTGGCCGCACGACGACCGCCTGGCCACGATCGCCCGCGCCCTCGCCGACCACCCGGCGGACGACCGCACCCTGGCCGCCCTCGGCCGCGAGGCCGGCGCCGCCGAACGCACCCTGAGCCGCCTGTTCCGCGCCGAGACCGGCATGACCTTCCCGCAGTGGCGCACGCAGCTGCGGTTGCAGCACGCGCTGGCGCTGCTCGCGACCGGCGAGGCGGTCACGACGGTGGCGGCCGCGTGCGGGTTCGCGACACCGAGCGCGTTCATCGAGACGTTCCGCAAGGCCCTGGGGACGACGCCGGGACGCTATCGCTCAGGACCTTCTCTGATGGCACGTCAGCTGCCATACTCCGCGCCATGA